Proteins from a genomic interval of Leifsonia shinshuensis:
- a CDS encoding Fe-S cluster assembly protein HesB encodes MLTLTENASTIVKTLTDQAPQDDAGLRISSSNPQNTAFAAAVTPEPEPADQVVESDGARLFLEPGAAVALDDKVLDAQVDEQGAVSFAIGALA; translated from the coding sequence GTGCTCACCCTGACCGAGAACGCCAGCACGATCGTCAAGACCCTCACCGATCAGGCGCCGCAGGACGACGCCGGTCTGCGCATCAGCAGCAGCAACCCGCAGAACACCGCGTTCGCCGCCGCCGTGACGCCCGAGCCGGAGCCCGCGGACCAGGTGGTCGAGTCCGACGGTGCGCGACTGTTCCTGGAGCCGGGCGCCGCCGTCGCGCTCGACGACAAGGTGCTCGACGCCCAGGTGGACGAGCAGGGCGCTGTGAGCTTCGCGATCGGCGCGCTCGCCTGA
- a CDS encoding copper homeostasis protein CutC gives MSGVLVEICLEDLAGVRLAEDAGADRIELCSALSDGGLTPSIGTVATVLRSVGRMGVNVLVRQRAGDFVFDAAELAAMVADIHAVRALPNPRGVAVGFVVGALRPDGSVDVDATRTLVAACGDAAVTFHKAFDQVPDRAAALEELAALGVARILTSGGAATTLEGADELAALVVQAGERIVVLAGGGVRPGNVADLVRRTGVREVHLRAAATVASGSLATSAYDSGHRQVTSQAIVAAVVDAVREVAA, from the coding sequence GTGAGCGGAGTGCTGGTCGAGATCTGCCTCGAGGACCTCGCCGGCGTGCGCCTGGCCGAGGATGCGGGCGCCGATCGCATCGAGCTGTGCAGCGCGTTGTCCGACGGTGGCCTGACCCCGTCGATCGGCACCGTGGCGACCGTGCTCCGGTCGGTCGGGCGGATGGGCGTCAACGTGCTGGTGCGTCAGCGGGCCGGCGACTTCGTGTTCGACGCCGCCGAGCTCGCCGCGATGGTGGCCGACATCCACGCCGTGCGGGCGCTGCCCAACCCGCGGGGAGTCGCAGTCGGTTTCGTCGTCGGCGCGCTCCGGCCCGACGGGTCGGTGGACGTGGACGCGACGCGCACGCTGGTCGCGGCCTGCGGCGACGCGGCGGTCACCTTCCACAAGGCCTTCGACCAGGTGCCCGACCGTGCGGCGGCTCTGGAGGAGCTGGCCGCGCTCGGGGTGGCGCGCATCCTCACGTCGGGCGGCGCGGCCACGACGCTCGAGGGCGCCGACGAGCTCGCCGCGCTGGTCGTGCAGGCGGGCGAGCGGATCGTGGTCCTCGCCGGCGGCGGAGTCCGCCCGGGGAACGTCGCCGACCTGGTGCGCCGGACGGGCGTGCGGGAGGTGCACCTGCGGGCGGCCGCAACGGTCGCGAGCGGTTCGCTGGCGACGAGCGCGTACGACTCCGGGCACCGGCAGGTGACGTCGCAGGCGATCGTCGCGGCCGTCGTCGACGCGGTGCGGGAGGTCGCGGCATGA
- a CDS encoding S9 family peptidase, whose translation MLTPPITAKKPTERSHHGDVVVDEYEWLRDKDDPAVIAHLHEENAYTNARTEKLAVLREQIFDEIKSRTRETDLSVPTREGDWWYYTRTVEGKQYGIHCRAPIDGPDDWEPPALDEEAQQHGLPGEQILLDDNAEAEGHDFYALGSFDVSADGNRLLYGVDTEGDERYTIRVRSLADDGTTFPDEIAGTGAGALFDPSGEYIFYTTVDDAWRPDTVWRHRVGQGPDGEADAQVFHEPDERYWIGVGLTRSRRFLVIEAGSNITSESWLLDAGDPTGEFQVVWPRKEGVEYDIEHVVAGGRDRLLIVHNDGAVNFELVSVAADDPQGPRRTLLPHDPAVRIEGVDAFRDFVALEYRREGMTRLAVAALPSPSEGSVVAEVDDILHELHFDEELFTVGAGGNPEWTQPFLRLGYGSFVTPSSVYDYDVRTRQLTLRKQQPVLGEFEPELFEQRREWATAEDGTRIPISLVYRRDLVTPGEPAPLVLYGYGSYEASMDPSFGIPRLSLLDRGVVFAIAHVRGGGELGRLWYEHGKKLHKKNTFTDFVAAAKHLVDQGWTTPSQLAAQGGSAGGLLMGAVANLAPRLFAGVLAEVPFVDPLTTILDPSLPLTVIEWDEWGDPLHDEDVYFYMKSYAPVENIHQSVYPRILAVTSLNDTRVLYVEPAKWVAKLREVGADALLKTEMAAGHGGVSGRYAAWRERAFSLAWLLDVVGAHPTGE comes from the coding sequence ATGCTCACGCCGCCGATCACCGCGAAGAAGCCGACCGAGCGCAGCCACCACGGCGATGTCGTCGTGGACGAGTACGAATGGCTGCGCGACAAGGACGACCCCGCTGTCATCGCGCACCTCCACGAGGAGAACGCGTACACCAACGCGCGCACCGAGAAGCTCGCCGTGCTGCGCGAGCAGATCTTCGACGAGATCAAGTCGCGCACCCGGGAGACCGACCTGAGCGTCCCCACCCGCGAGGGCGACTGGTGGTACTACACCCGCACCGTCGAGGGGAAGCAGTACGGCATCCACTGCCGCGCGCCGATCGACGGGCCGGACGACTGGGAGCCGCCCGCGCTGGACGAGGAGGCCCAGCAGCACGGCCTCCCGGGCGAGCAGATCCTGCTCGACGACAACGCGGAGGCCGAGGGGCACGACTTCTACGCGCTCGGCAGCTTCGACGTCAGCGCCGACGGCAACCGGCTGCTCTACGGCGTCGACACCGAGGGCGACGAGCGGTACACGATCCGCGTGCGGTCGCTGGCGGACGACGGTACGACCTTCCCCGACGAGATCGCCGGCACGGGCGCGGGCGCGCTGTTCGACCCGAGCGGCGAGTACATCTTCTACACGACCGTGGACGACGCCTGGCGGCCGGATACCGTCTGGCGGCACCGGGTCGGCCAGGGGCCGGACGGCGAGGCCGACGCGCAGGTCTTCCACGAGCCGGACGAGCGCTACTGGATCGGCGTCGGCCTCACCCGCAGCCGGCGGTTCCTGGTCATCGAGGCCGGCTCCAACATCACCAGCGAGAGCTGGCTGCTCGACGCGGGTGACCCGACGGGCGAGTTCCAGGTCGTCTGGCCACGCAAGGAGGGCGTCGAGTACGACATCGAGCACGTCGTCGCGGGCGGCCGCGACCGCCTCCTCATCGTCCACAACGACGGCGCCGTCAACTTCGAGCTCGTGAGCGTCGCGGCCGACGACCCGCAGGGGCCGCGCCGCACGCTGCTCCCGCACGACCCGGCCGTGCGCATCGAAGGGGTGGACGCGTTCCGCGACTTCGTGGCGCTGGAGTACCGGCGCGAGGGGATGACGCGGCTCGCGGTCGCGGCCCTCCCCTCCCCGAGCGAGGGCAGCGTGGTCGCCGAGGTCGACGACATCCTCCACGAGCTGCACTTCGACGAGGAGCTCTTCACGGTCGGCGCGGGCGGCAACCCCGAGTGGACGCAGCCGTTCCTGCGCCTCGGCTACGGCAGCTTCGTGACCCCGTCCAGCGTCTACGACTACGACGTGCGCACCCGGCAGCTCACCTTGCGCAAGCAGCAGCCGGTGCTCGGCGAGTTCGAGCCGGAGCTGTTCGAGCAGCGCAGGGAGTGGGCGACCGCGGAGGACGGCACCCGCATCCCGATCTCGCTCGTCTACCGCCGCGACCTGGTGACGCCCGGGGAGCCGGCGCCGCTCGTGCTCTACGGCTACGGGTCGTACGAGGCCAGCATGGACCCGTCGTTCGGCATCCCCCGGCTCAGCCTCCTCGACCGCGGCGTGGTGTTCGCGATCGCGCACGTGCGCGGCGGCGGGGAGCTCGGGAGGCTCTGGTACGAGCACGGCAAGAAGCTGCACAAGAAGAACACCTTCACCGACTTCGTCGCGGCCGCGAAGCACCTCGTCGACCAGGGCTGGACGACCCCGTCGCAGCTCGCCGCGCAGGGCGGCAGCGCGGGCGGCCTCCTGATGGGCGCGGTCGCGAACCTCGCGCCGCGGCTGTTCGCCGGCGTGCTCGCCGAGGTGCCGTTCGTCGACCCGCTGACCACCATCCTGGACCCGTCGCTGCCGCTGACGGTGATCGAGTGGGACGAGTGGGGCGACCCGCTGCACGATGAGGACGTGTACTTCTACATGAAGTCGTATGCGCCGGTGGAGAACATCCACCAGAGCGTGTACCCGCGCATCCTCGCCGTCACCAGCCTCAACGACACGCGCGTGCTGTACGTGGAGCCGGCCAAGTGGGTGGCGAAGCTGCGGGAGGTCGGCGCCGACGCGCTCCTCAAGACCGAGATGGCGGCCGGCCACGGCGGCGTGTCCGGGCGCTACGCGGCCTGGCGGGAGCGCGCGTTCTCGCTGGCATGGCTGCTGGACGTGGTGGGGGCGCACCCGACCGGGGAGTAG
- a CDS encoding amino acid ABC transporter permease, with amino-acid sequence MNPLIDNLGPLLQALGTTLLMAVVAGVGSIVLGVLVTVARVSPIPVLRAAAFLYVQFFINVPLLALLLLAVFALPDAGLLLPLTPTAIIVLTVYEAAYVAEAVRSGVNTVPVGQVEASRALGFTLGQSLRLVVVPQALRAVVQPIGNVMIALAMNTALAAAVGVVELTAEVNKINLVAAQPILIFSSAGILYMAIALAIGLAAGWVERKVAIAR; translated from the coding sequence ATGAACCCCCTGATCGACAACCTCGGGCCGCTGCTGCAGGCCCTCGGCACGACGCTGCTGATGGCGGTCGTGGCCGGCGTCGGCTCGATCGTGCTCGGCGTGCTGGTCACCGTCGCGCGCGTCAGCCCGATCCCGGTGCTGCGCGCCGCCGCCTTCCTGTACGTGCAGTTCTTCATCAACGTGCCGCTGCTGGCGCTGCTGCTGCTCGCCGTGTTCGCGCTCCCCGACGCCGGCCTCCTGCTGCCGTTGACGCCGACCGCGATCATCGTGCTCACGGTCTACGAGGCCGCCTACGTCGCCGAGGCCGTGCGCTCCGGCGTCAACACCGTCCCGGTCGGGCAGGTGGAGGCCTCTCGCGCCCTCGGCTTCACCCTCGGCCAGTCGCTGCGGCTCGTCGTCGTCCCGCAGGCGCTGCGCGCCGTGGTCCAGCCGATCGGCAACGTGATGATCGCGCTCGCGATGAACACCGCCCTCGCCGCGGCCGTCGGCGTCGTGGAGCTCACCGCCGAGGTCAACAAGATCAACCTCGTCGCGGCGCAGCCCATCCTGATCTTCTCCAGCGCGGGCATCCTTTACATGGCCATCGCGCTGGCCATCGGCCTGGCCGCCGGCTGGGTGGAGCGGAAGGTGGCGATCGCCCGATGA
- a CDS encoding amino acid ABC transporter permease produces MTAQLIPDRPAPVRAARTKRPRKAYAAAFMYDVPGPRGRRNILLGTVLSCLAIAGLLGYGLWQFASHGQLAPERWAPFTEWPIWNYLLVGLLGTLEAAAIVAVLGGLLGVLLALGRISRLRAVRFLCALYIEIARTVPVLLVIYLMLFGLPQLGINLPVLWKLVVPLTIANSAVFAEIVRAGILSLPRGQREAALSLGMRPGQAMRFVVLPQAARNVAPSLVTQFVSLLKDTSLGYIVAFTELLYRGQVLASYLHLLIPTYVAVTVIYLVVNGSLSAFASRLQRGPRRRPSAQPALPALPAAQHQEETHA; encoded by the coding sequence ATGACCGCACAGCTGATCCCCGACCGTCCGGCGCCGGTGCGCGCCGCGCGGACGAAGCGCCCGCGGAAGGCGTATGCCGCCGCGTTCATGTACGACGTCCCCGGTCCGCGCGGACGCCGCAACATCCTGCTCGGCACCGTGCTGAGCTGCCTCGCGATCGCCGGGCTGCTCGGCTACGGGCTGTGGCAGTTCGCGTCCCACGGGCAGCTCGCGCCCGAGCGCTGGGCGCCGTTCACCGAGTGGCCGATCTGGAACTACCTGCTGGTCGGGCTGCTCGGGACCCTGGAGGCCGCCGCTATCGTCGCCGTGCTCGGCGGCCTCCTCGGGGTGCTCCTCGCACTCGGCCGGATCAGCCGCCTCCGCGCGGTCCGGTTCCTGTGCGCGCTGTACATCGAGATCGCGCGCACGGTCCCCGTCCTGCTGGTGATCTACCTCATGCTGTTCGGCCTCCCGCAGCTCGGGATCAACCTCCCAGTGCTGTGGAAGCTGGTCGTCCCGCTGACGATCGCCAACTCGGCCGTGTTCGCGGAGATCGTGCGAGCCGGCATCCTCAGTCTCCCCCGCGGTCAGCGCGAGGCCGCGCTCAGCCTCGGGATGCGGCCCGGCCAGGCGATGCGCTTCGTGGTGCTCCCGCAGGCGGCGCGGAACGTCGCGCCGTCGCTCGTCACGCAGTTCGTCAGCCTTCTCAAGGACACGTCGCTCGGCTACATCGTGGCGTTCACCGAGCTGCTCTACCGCGGCCAGGTGCTCGCCTCGTACCTGCACCTGCTGATCCCCACCTACGTCGCCGTGACGGTCATCTACCTGGTCGTCAACGGCAGCCTCTCGGCGTTCGCCTCTCGCCTGCAGCGCGGGCCGCGGCGACGTCCCTCCGCGCAGCCCGCGCTCCCGGCGCTGCCGGCCGCCCAGCACCAGGAAGAGACCCATGCCTAG
- a CDS encoding ROK family protein, producing the protein MSGTTVAALPAEQGDGGEAPGSGAPVVLAVDLGGTAMKGAVVAEGGAVVAELTRPTPGGDILGALVTLFHDLREVAGVAEREVVGAGVATPGMLDEQRGIVHYASNLDWRDVPLLDILQGELDLPVAVGHDVRAAGLAERTFGAAQGSDDFVLVPIGTGVAAALVTAGGTITGATGAAGEFGHIPVVAGGEPCTCGQRGCLEVYMSGAGVARRYREAGGSALSTRRIVARLGSDPLADRIWGDAVDVLAQGLTILTLLLDPKVVVLGGGVSHAGDALFAPLERAVTAGLAWRERPAIVASGLGGDAGRTGAGLLAFTAAR; encoded by the coding sequence ATGAGCGGCACGACCGTCGCCGCGCTCCCGGCCGAGCAGGGCGACGGCGGCGAGGCCCCGGGCTCCGGAGCGCCCGTCGTGCTCGCCGTCGACCTCGGCGGCACGGCGATGAAGGGCGCCGTCGTGGCGGAGGGCGGCGCGGTGGTCGCGGAGCTGACGCGGCCGACGCCGGGCGGCGACATCCTCGGCGCGCTCGTGACGCTGTTCCACGACCTCCGGGAGGTCGCCGGCGTCGCGGAGCGCGAGGTCGTCGGCGCGGGGGTCGCCACCCCCGGCATGCTCGACGAGCAGCGCGGCATCGTGCACTACGCGTCCAACCTGGACTGGCGCGACGTGCCGCTGCTCGACATCCTGCAGGGCGAGCTGGACCTCCCGGTCGCGGTCGGGCACGACGTCCGGGCCGCCGGGCTGGCCGAGCGCACGTTCGGCGCGGCGCAGGGCTCCGACGACTTCGTGCTGGTCCCGATCGGCACCGGCGTCGCCGCGGCGCTCGTGACCGCGGGCGGCACCATCACCGGCGCGACCGGTGCGGCGGGCGAGTTCGGGCACATCCCCGTCGTCGCCGGCGGCGAGCCGTGCACCTGCGGCCAGCGCGGCTGCCTGGAGGTCTACATGTCCGGGGCGGGGGTGGCCCGACGCTACCGGGAGGCCGGCGGTTCTGCGCTCAGTACGCGGCGGATCGTGGCGCGGCTCGGCAGCGACCCGCTCGCGGACCGGATCTGGGGCGACGCGGTCGACGTGCTCGCCCAGGGCCTCACCATCCTGACCCTGCTGCTCGACCCGAAGGTCGTCGTGCTGGGCGGCGGCGTCTCGCACGCGGGCGACGCGCTGTTCGCCCCGCTGGAGCGTGCCGTGACGGCGGGGCTCGCCTGGCGCGAGCGGCCCGCGATCGTGGCCAGCGGCCTCGGCGGCGACGCCGGCCGTACGGGGGCCGGCCTGCTCGCGTTCACCGCGGCACGCTGA
- a CDS encoding asparaginase — translation MPSTASATAVPGLAELAAVRRSGLIESRHFGSLVALDPDGGTLLELGDPDAVVLPRSTVKPLQALACLTAGAALAGPELAIAAGSHTGEDEHVRVVRGILAAAGVDESALGCPVDRPEDEGTFERMIRAGEPRTRIRMNCSGKHAAMLLAAAANGWPTDGYLDAAHPVQQQVRETMAAVTGVAVGHDAIDGCGAPLFGTTVRGVARSFGRLVTAAPGTPERTVADAMRAHPFYVGGSGHQNSTLMETIPGALAKGGAEGVIGVAAADGTAVAMKIVDGSPRATTLIALRVLEALGTDISGAGALVDLPVLGGGVPVGRIEVGTDLAAVLERVA, via the coding sequence ATGCCTAGCACCGCCTCCGCCACCGCCGTCCCGGGCCTCGCCGAGCTCGCCGCCGTGCGCCGCTCCGGCTTGATCGAGAGCCGCCACTTCGGCAGCCTGGTCGCGCTCGACCCGGACGGCGGGACGCTGCTGGAGCTCGGCGACCCGGACGCGGTCGTGCTGCCGCGCAGCACGGTCAAGCCGCTCCAGGCGCTGGCGTGCCTCACCGCGGGCGCCGCGCTCGCCGGTCCGGAGCTGGCCATCGCGGCCGGCAGCCACACCGGCGAGGACGAGCACGTGCGCGTCGTCCGCGGCATCCTCGCGGCGGCGGGGGTGGACGAGTCGGCGCTCGGCTGCCCGGTCGACCGGCCGGAGGACGAGGGCACCTTCGAGCGGATGATCCGCGCCGGGGAGCCGCGCACGCGCATCCGGATGAACTGCTCCGGCAAGCACGCCGCCATGCTGCTGGCCGCAGCCGCGAACGGCTGGCCGACGGACGGATACCTCGACGCGGCGCACCCCGTGCAGCAGCAAGTGCGCGAGACCATGGCCGCCGTCACCGGCGTCGCGGTCGGGCACGACGCGATCGACGGCTGCGGGGCGCCGCTGTTCGGGACGACCGTCCGCGGGGTCGCCCGCTCGTTCGGCCGCCTCGTGACCGCGGCTCCCGGGACCCCCGAGCGCACGGTGGCGGACGCGATGCGCGCGCACCCGTTCTACGTGGGCGGCAGCGGTCACCAGAACTCGACCCTCATGGAGACAATCCCCGGCGCGCTCGCCAAGGGCGGCGCTGAGGGTGTGATCGGGGTCGCGGCGGCCGACGGCACCGCCGTCGCGATGAAGATCGTGGACGGGAGCCCGCGCGCGACGACCCTGATCGCCCTCCGGGTGCTGGAAGCGCTGGGCACCGACATCTCCGGTGCGGGCGCCCTGGTCGACCTGCCGGTGCTCGGCGGCGGCGTGCCGGTCGGCCGGATCGAGGTCGGGACCGACCTGGCCGCGGTGCTGGAGCGCGTCGCGTGA
- a CDS encoding amino acid ABC transporter ATP-binding protein — translation METPNARTMVSLRGVDKHFGDLHVLRSIDLDVAPREVVVVVGPSGSGKSTLCRSINRLETIDGGEIRVDGELLPQEGADLARLRAEVGMVFQSFNLFAHRTVLDNVALAPVKVRKVKKAEAERQALELLDRVGIADKAGSHPAQLSGGQQQRAAIARALAMQPKVMLFDEPTSALDPEMVGEVLDVMTSLAREGMTMIVVTHEMGFARRAADRVVFMDHGQIVEQATPAEFFDSPRTERARSFLASVLSH, via the coding sequence ATGGAAACACCGAACGCTCGCACGATGGTGAGCCTGCGCGGCGTCGACAAGCACTTCGGCGACCTGCACGTCCTCCGCTCGATCGACCTCGACGTCGCCCCCCGCGAGGTGGTCGTGGTCGTCGGGCCGTCCGGGTCCGGCAAGTCCACCCTCTGCCGGTCGATCAACCGGCTGGAGACCATCGACGGCGGCGAGATCCGCGTCGACGGCGAGCTGCTCCCCCAGGAGGGCGCCGACCTGGCCCGGCTCCGCGCCGAGGTCGGCATGGTGTTCCAGTCGTTCAACCTCTTCGCGCACCGCACCGTCCTCGACAACGTCGCCCTGGCGCCGGTCAAGGTCCGCAAGGTCAAGAAGGCCGAGGCCGAGCGCCAGGCCCTCGAACTGCTCGACCGGGTCGGCATCGCCGACAAGGCGGGCAGCCACCCGGCGCAGCTCTCCGGCGGCCAGCAGCAGCGCGCCGCGATCGCCCGCGCGCTCGCGATGCAGCCGAAGGTGATGCTCTTCGACGAGCCCACCAGCGCGCTCGACCCCGAGATGGTCGGCGAGGTGCTCGACGTGATGACCTCCCTGGCCCGCGAGGGGATGACCATGATCGTCGTCACGCACGAGATGGGCTTCGCCCGCCGCGCCGCCGACCGCGTCGTCTTCATGGACCACGGGCAGATCGTCGAGCAGGCGACGCCCGCCGAATTCTTCGACTCGCCCCGCACCGAGCGGGCCAGGTCGTTCCTGGCGTCCGTGCTCTCGCACTGA
- a CDS encoding aldo/keto reductase: protein MANIPLVSLNDGNRIPQLGFGVYKIPEAETVDAVLTALEAGYRHIDTATFYENERAVGEGVRRSGVPRDEVFVTTKVWWTDNGYDSTLRSFDASLERLGFDTVDLFLIHWPAPKHDRYVETWRALERLKAEGRARSIGVANFHIHHLERLAAETGTVPAVNQVELHPWLPQAEVRAYDAAHGIVTEAWSPLARGRVLDDPLLAGIAAKHGVTPAQVVIRWQLQLGNVVIPKSSTPQRIRSNLDVFGFELDTDDLAAIATLESGERTGKDPDHLG, encoded by the coding sequence ATGGCGAACATCCCCCTGGTCTCTCTCAACGACGGCAACCGCATCCCCCAGCTCGGGTTCGGCGTCTACAAGATCCCGGAGGCCGAGACGGTGGACGCGGTGCTGACCGCCCTGGAGGCCGGGTACCGCCACATCGACACCGCCACGTTCTACGAGAACGAGCGCGCCGTCGGGGAGGGCGTGCGCCGCAGCGGTGTCCCGCGCGACGAGGTGTTCGTGACCACCAAGGTGTGGTGGACCGACAACGGCTACGACTCGACCCTGCGGTCGTTCGACGCCAGCCTGGAGCGGCTGGGGTTCGACACCGTCGACCTGTTCCTCATCCACTGGCCCGCGCCGAAGCACGACAGGTATGTGGAGACGTGGCGCGCCCTCGAGCGGCTGAAGGCGGAGGGCCGGGCCCGGTCGATCGGCGTCGCCAACTTCCACATCCACCACCTGGAGCGCCTCGCGGCGGAGACCGGGACGGTCCCCGCGGTCAACCAGGTGGAGCTGCACCCGTGGCTGCCGCAGGCGGAAGTGCGCGCGTACGACGCCGCGCACGGGATCGTGACCGAGGCGTGGTCACCGCTCGCGCGCGGACGCGTTCTGGACGATCCGCTGCTCGCCGGGATCGCCGCGAAGCACGGGGTGACGCCCGCGCAGGTCGTCATCCGCTGGCAGCTCCAGCTCGGCAACGTCGTCATCCCGAAGTCGTCCACGCCGCAGCGCATCCGGTCGAACCTCGACGTCTTCGGCTTCGAGCTGGACACCGACGACCTCGCCGCGATCGCCACCCTCGAGTCCGGCGAGCGCACCGGCAAAGACCCCGACCACCTCGGCTGA
- a CDS encoding type 1 glutamine amidotransferase domain-containing protein has protein sequence MAYDDKRVAFLVGPEGIEQAELAEPWKAVTDAGASAKLISKDSGTVQAFNHLTPADEFPVDLTLDAASADDFDALVLPGGVANGDQVRTFPGAVALVKAFADAGKPIAVICHGGWVLIEAGVVGGRTLTSWPSLQTDYRNAGATWVDEEVRVDSGPFTLVSSRKPDDLPAFNRELLKLIA, from the coding sequence ATGGCCTACGACGACAAGCGGGTGGCATTCCTGGTCGGCCCGGAGGGGATCGAGCAGGCGGAGCTGGCCGAGCCGTGGAAGGCGGTGACCGACGCGGGAGCGAGCGCGAAACTGATCTCGAAGGACTCCGGGACGGTGCAGGCCTTCAACCACCTGACGCCCGCCGACGAGTTCCCGGTGGACCTCACGCTCGACGCCGCGTCCGCCGACGACTTCGACGCGCTGGTGCTACCCGGCGGCGTCGCCAACGGAGACCAGGTGCGCACGTTCCCCGGCGCCGTCGCGCTGGTGAAGGCCTTCGCGGACGCCGGCAAGCCGATCGCGGTGATCTGCCACGGCGGCTGGGTGCTCATCGAGGCCGGCGTGGTCGGCGGCCGCACGCTGACCAGCTGGCCGAGCCTGCAGACCGACTACCGCAACGCCGGCGCGACCTGGGTCGATGAGGAGGTCCGGGTCGATTCGGGACCGTTCACCCTGGTGTCGTCCCGGAAGCCGGACGACCTCCCCGCGTTCAACCGGGAGCTCCTGAAGCTCATCGCCTGA
- a CDS encoding glutamate ABC transporter substrate-binding protein produces MTRSTTRTTRRRAAFAGALLAAVTLAVTACSSGTSALPGDGAGSTTGTDTVFSGAPVAKADLILPGSTMEKIKKRGKLIVAEALDAPLLSQQDPTDPSKVTGFDADLAKLLAIYILGKPNVEIVPPASETREAMLQNGTVDVVFNTYTITEQRATQVDFAGPYFESGLSVAVKSDNKTIKSEKDLDGKNVIVGANTPAVTEVPKIAPKATVTAFGTDPAAVQALIQGRGDAYVQDYTLLASDAASEKQIKVVGQPFTKEPYGIGLPHGDSDFKTFVNNWLKSIQKGGQWGQAWKTTLGTVTDSAIPTPPEIGSVPGS; encoded by the coding sequence ATGACCCGCAGCACGACCCGCACGACCCGCCGCCGGGCCGCCTTCGCAGGCGCCCTGCTCGCGGCCGTGACCCTCGCCGTCACGGCCTGCTCGTCCGGCACCTCGGCCCTCCCCGGCGACGGCGCCGGCTCCACGACCGGGACCGACACGGTCTTCTCCGGCGCGCCCGTCGCCAAGGCCGACCTGATCCTCCCCGGCTCCACGATGGAGAAGATCAAGAAGCGCGGCAAGCTCATCGTCGCCGAGGCGCTGGACGCCCCGCTGCTCTCGCAGCAGGACCCGACCGACCCGAGCAAGGTCACCGGCTTCGACGCCGACCTGGCCAAGCTGCTCGCGATCTACATCCTCGGCAAGCCGAACGTGGAGATCGTCCCGCCGGCGTCGGAGACCCGCGAGGCGATGCTGCAGAACGGCACCGTCGACGTCGTCTTCAACACCTACACGATCACCGAGCAGCGCGCGACGCAGGTCGACTTCGCCGGCCCGTACTTCGAGTCGGGACTGTCCGTCGCCGTCAAGAGCGACAACAAGACCATCAAGAGCGAGAAGGACCTCGACGGCAAGAACGTGATCGTCGGCGCGAACACGCCGGCCGTCACCGAGGTGCCGAAGATCGCCCCGAAGGCCACGGTCACCGCGTTCGGCACCGACCCGGCCGCCGTCCAGGCGCTCATCCAGGGCCGCGGCGACGCCTACGTGCAGGACTACACCCTGCTCGCGAGCGACGCCGCCAGCGAGAAGCAGATCAAGGTGGTCGGCCAGCCGTTCACCAAGGAGCCCTACGGCATCGGCCTCCCGCACGGCGACAGCGACTTCAAGACCTTCGTCAACAACTGGCTGAAGTCGATCCAGAAGGGCGGCCAGTGGGGTCAGGCGTGGAAGACCACGCTCGGCACCGTGACCGACTCCGCCATCCCGACCCCGCCGGAGATCGGCTCGGTCCCGGGTTCCTGA